A single region of the Lotus japonicus ecotype B-129 chromosome 4, LjGifu_v1.2 genome encodes:
- the LOC130713351 gene encoding 4-hydroxy-tetrahydrodipicolinate synthase, chloroplastic-like: MRIYQEEKSRALKKTRNVLVKFSEALLFPESKQQAPEYDSEVMGRDLSQNLRNESRWSQAAVLPSFHCPMSISDVKMRTSIEKIRSLRLITAIKTPYLPNGQIDLEAYDNLVNFQIAHGIEGIIVAGTTGEGQLMSLSDKIMLIGHTVHNFGDKVKVIGNTGSNSTSQAISITEQGFAVGMHVALQINPYYGRTSMDGLIAHYNSLLSIGPVIIYNIPSRTSQDVPPSVVETLAPNPNFVGVKECGGIDRVKLYADKGIVVWTANQREMHDGAIGDMSAVSNLVPGLMRELMCGGKNPSLSSKLETLFDWFSLEPIPIALNTALAQLGVTKPVFRLPFVPLPQEKRVEFAKLVKEMGREHFVGEKDVEVLDDHDFIIVDRY, translated from the exons ATGAGGATTTACCAGGAGGAAAAGAGTAGAGCTTTGAAGAAGACGCGGAATGTTCTTGTAAAATTCTCAGAGGCCCTTTTGTTTCCCGAGAGTAAGCAGCAAGCACCT GAATATGACAGTGAAGTGATGGGAAGAGATCTCAGTCAGAATCTTAGAAACGAGAGCAGGTGGA GCCAAGCAGCTGTGTTGCCTAGTTTTCACTGCCCAATGAGCATCTCAGACGTGAAAATGAG GACATCAATTGAGAAAATCCGGAGTCTGAGATTGATAACTGCCATCAAAACTCCATACCTCCCCAATGGCCAAATTGATCTTGAAGCATATGATAACTTGGTGAACTTCCAGATTGCACATGGCATTGAAGGTATCATTGTTGCTGGCACAACAGGTGAAGGCCAATTGATGAGCTTGAGTGATAAAATAATGCTAATTGGTCACACAGTTCACAATTTTGGTGACAAAGTTAAAGTCATTGGTAACACAGGAAGCAACTCCACATCACAAGCAATTAGCATCACTGAACAGGGTTTTGCTGTTGGAATGCATGTTGCACTTCAAATCAACCCTTACTATGGAAGAACCTCAATGGATGGTTTGATTGCTCACTATAACTCTCTGCTTTCTATAGGCCCTGTGATTATATATAACATACCCTCAAGAACTTCACAAGATGTTCCTCCTAGTGTGGTTGAAACCTTGGCACCAAATCCTAACTTTGTTGGTGTGAAAGAGTGTGGGGGAATTGACAGGGTGAAACTGTATGCAGATAAAGGAATTGTTGTGTGGACTGCTAATCAAAGAGAAATGCATGATGGGGCTATTGGAGACATGTCTGCTGTCAGCAACCTTGTTCCTGGTTTAATGAGAGAGCTTATGTGTGGGGGAAAGAATCCATCATTGAGTTCAAAGCTTGAGACTTTGTTTGATTGGTTTTCCCTTGAGCCAATCCCAATTGCTTTGAACACTGCTCTTGCTCAACTTGGGGTTACCAAGCCAGTTTTTAGGCTGCCATTTGTGCCTCTCCCTCAGGAAAAGAGGGTGGAGTTTGCCAAGTTGGTGAAGGAAATGGGCAGAGAGCATTTTGTTGGGGAAAAAGATGTTGAAGTTCTTGATGACCATGATTTTATCATTGTTGATCGATATTGA